In Salvelinus alpinus chromosome 30, SLU_Salpinus.1, whole genome shotgun sequence, a single genomic region encodes these proteins:
- the LOC139560342 gene encoding alpha-tocopherol transfer protein-like translates to MKSGEDTDYEGDLNSLPDDSNFVKPYLLELRQRAQKDIIDPQQSLNWSESFLIKFLRARDFNVELSLKLLVNYQRWRRECPEISANLQPSSVLGLLQNNYHGVLRDRDLSGSRVLIYRIGQWNPKDFTVYEVFRVSLITSELIVQETETQRNGLKAIFDMQGWCFAHALQINPSLAKRISSVLTDSFPLKVRGIHLINEPIFFRPVFAMLRPFLPDKIKQRIHMHGSTFKETLRDFFSEDILPQEYGGSGPSMEEVCQEWTSHILQSEELLTQLSIYPAGDEVTSDPEPDSQSAYSS, encoded by the exons ATGAAGTCCGGAGAGGACACGGATTACGAGGGAGACCTAAATAGTTTGCCCGACGACTCCAACTTTGTCAAACCTTATTTATTAGAACTGAGACAGAGGGCACAGAAAGACATCATCGACCCGCAGCAAAGCTTGAATTGGTCCGAAAGTTTTCTAATAAAGTTTCTGCGAGCGAGAGACTTTAATGTTGAGCTGTCACTGAAG CTACTCGTTAATTACCAGCGTTGGAGGAGAGAGTGCCCAGAGATCAGTGCCAACCTGCAGCCGTCCTCTGTCCTGGGACTCCTCCAGAATAACTACCATGGAGTGCTGAGGGACCGGGACCTCAGTGGCAGCAGAGTGCTCATCTATAGGATTG GCCAGTGGAACCCCAAAGACTTCACAGTGTACGAGGTGTTCCGTGTCAGTCTGATCACATCTGAGCTGATCGTCCAGGAGACGGAGACCCAGAGGAATGGACTAAAAGCCATTTTTGACATGCAGGGATGGTGCTTTGCTCACGCCCTCCAGATCAACCCCTCCCTGGCCAAGAGGATCTCCTCTGTGCTCACG GACTCGTTCCCTCTGAAGGTGCGAGGAATCCATCTGATCAACGAGCCCATATTCTTCAGACCAGTCTTCGCCATGCTCCGCCCATTTCTGCCTGATAAGATTAAACAGCGG ATCCACATGCATGGCAGCACCTTCAAAGAGACTCTGAGGGATTTCTTCTCCGAAGACATCCTCCCCCAGGAGTACGGGGGCAGCGGTCCCTCCATGGAAGAGGTGTGTCAGGAGTGGACCTCCCACATCCTGCAGTCTGAGGAACTCCTCACCCAGCTCTCCATCTACCCTGCAGGAGATGAGGTCACCTCTGACCCAGAACCTGACAGCCAGTCTGCCTACAGCTCCTGA